One segment of Hippopotamus amphibius kiboko isolate mHipAmp2 chromosome 4, mHipAmp2.hap2, whole genome shotgun sequence DNA contains the following:
- the BET1 gene encoding BET1 homolog — translation MRRAGLGEGVPPGNYGNYGYPNSGYSACEEENERLTESLRNKVTAIKSLSIEIGHEVKHQNKLLAEMDSQFDSTTGFLGKTMGKLKILSRGSQTKLLCYMMLFSLFVFFVIYWIIKLR, via the exons GTGAAGGAGTACCTCCTGGCAACTATGGCAACTATGGCTATCCTAATAGTGGATATAGTGCCTGTGAAGAAGAAAACGAGAGACTCACGGAAAGTCTAAGAAACAAAGTAACTGCTATAAAATCT CTTTCCATTGAAATAGGCCACGAAgttaaacatcaaaataaattattagcTGAAATG GATTCACAGTTTGATTCTACAACTGGATTTCTAGGTAAAACTATGGGAAAACTGAAGATTTTATCCAGAGGGAGCCAAACAAAGCTGCTGTGCTATATGATGCTGTTTtcgttgtttgtcttttttgtcatttattggATTATTAAACTGAGGTGA